Within the Deltaproteobacteria bacterium genome, the region CCGGAATCGGTGAGGACCATCTTCGCCCCACGGACGGCCCAGAGCATGTCCATGTATCCGATGGGCTCGATGGTTCTCACATTTTCAACGGACAGGCCGAATTCTTCCATTTTTGCCCTTGTCCTGGGGTGGACGGGGAAAATGATCGGTATCCGGCGGCCCACGTCGGAGATCACGCGCCAGACCGGGGCGAAGGTCTCCTTGCGGTCCACATTGGACGGGCGGTGAAGGGTCAGTACAGCGTAGTCCTCGAAACTGTCCACAAGTTCCCTTATCCCTTCCGAGGGCTGCCAATCTCCAGTATCGATCCGTTGGAGGTTCTCCAGGAGCGTGTCGATCATGACGTTGCCGACGAAATGGACCCTGTCGTCAGGAACACCCTCATTCTTCAGGTTCCTGATGCCCGACTCCTCCGTCACGAACAGCAGATCGCTGATCCTGTCGGTGAGAATCCGGTTGATCTCCTCGGGCATCCCCATATCGAAGGACCTCAGTCCGGCTTCAACATGGGCGACTGGGACCCCGAGCTTCTTCGCGGTAAGGGAACAGGCGATGGTGGAGTTGACATCTCCAACCACAACCACCAGATCAGGCCTATCCTTCAGGAGGACTTTCTCGAAAGCCACCATAACCTTGGCTGTCTGCTCGGCGTGGGACCCCGACCCCACATTGAGGTTATAGTCGGGCCTTGGAATGCCCAGTTCCCTGAAGAAAATGCCGGACATGTTGGCGTCGTAGTGCTGGCCGGTGTGGACAATCCTGACCTGGAGATTGCCACCTCTCCCCTCACCTCCCTGCCGCCTTCTTTCCAGCGCCTTGACGATCGGCGCGATCT harbors:
- the wecB gene encoding UDP-N-acetylglucosamine 2-epimerase (non-hydrolyzing) translates to MGYYKIVFIAGARPNFMKIAPIVKALERRRQGGEGRGGNLQVRIVHTGQHYDANMSGIFFRELGIPRPDYNLNVGSGSHAEQTAKVMVAFEKVLLKDRPDLVVVVGDVNSTIACSLTAKKLGVPVAHVEAGLRSFDMGMPEEINRILTDRISDLLFVTEESGIRNLKNEGVPDDRVHFVGNVMIDTLLENLQRIDTGDWQPSEGIRELVDSFEDYAVLTLHRPSNVDRKETFAPVWRVISDVGRRIPIIFPVHPRTRAKMEEFGLSVENVRTIEPIGYMDMLWAVRGAKMVLTDSGGLQEETTVLGVPCVTIRENTERPSTIEIGTNYLAGTDPEKILSIANEILGGEEQSRVQRPESRGEEQSKVQSPEGKKGRIPPLWDGKAAERIVEILIKV